One window of Triticum dicoccoides isolate Atlit2015 ecotype Zavitan chromosome 5A, WEW_v2.0, whole genome shotgun sequence genomic DNA carries:
- the LOC119302791 gene encoding E3 ubiquitin-protein ligase ZNF598-like, with protein MDDSCAVCADALEWVAYGPCGHREVCSTCVVRLRFVVGDRHCCICKTDCPSVFVTKAMGDYTRVISDFSALPAAASEGKAGEYWYHEDSRAYFDDADHYKMIRAMCRLSCSVCERIDEGQAAQAKGRDSTFKTIGLLRGHLSDKHGLRMCKLCLEGRKVFICQQKLYTQEQMARHTQTGDTEVDGSEVERGGFAGHPICEYCKRAFYGDNELYAHMTRDHYSCHICQRRHPGQYDYFRNYNDLEMHFRKDHFLCEDDACLAKKFVVFQSDAEINRHNAMEHGGRMSRAQRNAALQIPTSFMYQRNEQDQRRGRGRGRSAHHDRPDGDFSLPVDGSATADHGLGSRLDSAGGSTMLADESLFPPLPGSSNKCSASTQQGLQGLPKTTLASRLQQSRKGTVKVLYSGRPQTAQNPEIVPHASTSTHTCPTPERERNGSATAEHGLGSRVDSVAGPLQSSSVSSASSRRRSLGNGRVLEQLSFPHLQGRDIPDARMDAVSDETSFAPLSEHQSSNTLALNQSSRGSERLGDESLFPPLPGLSNKGSASTQQGLQSLAKNTFASRFQQPRKGAMNSCRSQTTENPEIVPDFSTSTEAWPTPDQGLHLSGSSHLRTVPQSTRDNGLVPPASSGSAWNSRAPIKMKHSVSTPNLVSGGSSTQASSSTAYGNKHQVSPQSSQPLPLAEDVRQANNALVEKMRAAFGMDEDRFSAFKEIASEYRHGVIGTSEYLSYVEQFGISHLVPEMAILLPDPLKQTELAEAYYANMRSKSLKENGSFETITLKEKLLQEGEAAVLSKDGYRSSKERTPLSAGGDQVAISKASSTSRYVGKGGGSSSSNNNSKQSKKTSKFLRARLGDNSLAMLDFRHPDDVSPERNVWKKGVAQKLFSGNAKK; from the exons ATGGACGACAGCTGCGCGGTGTGCGCGGACGCGCTCGAGTGGGTGGCCTACGGGCCCTGCGGCCACCGGGAGGTGTGCTCGACCTGCGTCGTCCGCCTCCGCTTCGTCGTCGGGGACCGTCATTGCTGCATCTGCAAGACGGACTGCCCCTCCGTCTTCGTCACCAAGGCCATGGGGGACTACACGAGGGTCATCTCCGAtttctccgccttgcccgccgcggCGAGCGAGGGGAAGGCGGGGGAGTACTGGTACCACGAGGATTCAAGGGCCTACTTCGACGACGCCGACCACTACAAGATGATTCGGGCCATGTGCCGGCTCTCCTGCAGCGTATGTGAGAGAATTGATGAGGGCCAGGCGGCGCAAGCGAAGGGCAGGGACAGCACCTTCAAGACCATTGGCCTGCTAAGGGGGCATCTGTCCGACAAGCATGGGCTGCGCATGTGCAAACTTTGCTTGGAGGGGAGGAAGGTGTTCATCTGTCAACAGAAGCTCTACACGCAGGAACAGATGGCCCGGCACACGCAAACAGGGGACACTGAGGTGGATGGCTCCGAGGTCGAACGCGGCGGCTTTGCGGGACACCCGATTTGCGAGTATTGCAAGAGGGCATTCTATGGAGATAATGAGCTTTACGCGCATATGACCAGGGACCACTACTCGTGCCACATATGTCAGAGGCGGCATCCTGGGCAGTACGATTATTTCCGCAACTACAATGATTTGGAGATGCATTTTCGGAAAGATCACTTCCTCTGCGAAGATGACGCGTGTTTGGCCAAGAAGTTTGTTGTCTTCCAGAGCGACGCGGAGATCAACAGACACAATGCAATGGAGCACGGCGGGCGGATGTCTCGTGCCCAGAGGAACGCCGCACTTCAGATACCTACCAGTTTTATGTACCAAAGGAATGAGCAAGATCAAAGGCGTGGCAGAGGCAGGGGCCGTAGTGCTCACCATGACAGACCTGATGGGGATTTCTCATTACCTGTGGATGGCAGTGCAACTGCAGACCATGGCCTTGGAAGTCGACTTGATAGCGCAGGGGGTTCCACGATGCTTGCTGATGAATCACTGTTCCCTCCACTGCCTGGGTCAAGTAACAAGTGTTCTGCTTCAACACAACAGGGGCTGCAAGGTCTTCCTAAGACCACTCTTGCATCAAGGCTTCAACAGTCTAGGAAGGGCACCGTGAAGGTACTATATTCTGGTCGGCCTCAAACTGCTCAAAATCCTGAGATAGTACCTCATGCTTCCACTTCCACCCACACATGTCCTACACCTGAGCGGGAGCGGAATGGCAGTGCAACTGCAGAGCATGGCCTTGGAAGTCGAGTTGATAGTGTTGCAGGGCCTTTACAGTCATCAAGTGTCAGTTCGGCCAGTTCTCGTCGTCGAAGCTTAGGGAATGGTCGCGTGCTTGAACAGTTGTCTTTTCCTCATCTTCAAGGCCGGGATATTCCTGATGCTAGGATGGATGCTGTTTCAGATGAAACCTCGTTTGCTCCCCTCTCGGAGCATCAATCAAGTAATACGCTGGCTCTTAATCAGAGCTCAAGGGGTTCTGAGAG GCTTGGTGATGAATCATTATTCCCTCCATTGCCTGGGTTAAGTAACAAGGGTTCTGCTTCAACACAACAGGGGCTGCAAAGTCTTGCTAAGAACACATTTGCATCAAGGTTTCAACAACCTAGGAAGGGCGCCATGAATTCTTGTCGGTCCCAAACCACTGAAAATCCTGAGATAGTGCCTGATTTTTCCACTTCCACCGAGGCATGGCCGACGCCTGATCAGGGGCTACATCTCTCTGGGTCTTCTCACCTTCGGACTGTACCTCAATCGACAAGAGATAATGGGCTCGTGCCACCTGCCTCCAGTGGTTCAGCATGGAATTCCAGAGCTCCAATCAAGATGAAGCACTCTGTTTCTACCCCTAATCTTGTTTCTGGTGGGTCCTCTACCCAAGCATCATCAAGTACAGCTTACGGCAATAAACACCAAGTGTCACCTCAAAGCAGCCAGCCTTTGCCTCTTGCGGAGGATGTTCGGCAAGCGAACAACGCCCTCGTGGAAAAAATGCGTGCTGCATTTGGAATGGATGAGGATAGGTTCTCTGCGTTTAAAGAAATTGCTTCTGAATACCGTCACGGCGTCATTGGTACTTCGGAGTATCTCTCCTATGTGGAGCAGTTTGGTATATCGCATCTTGTTCCTGAAATGGCTATACTGTTGCCTGATCCTCTGAAGCAGACCGAACTTGCTGAGGCCTATTACGCCAACATGCGCTCTAAAAGCCTGAAAGAAAATGGCAGTTTTGAAACCATTACCTTGAAAGAGAAATTGCTTCAGGAAGGAGAGGCTGCAGTGCTTTCAAAGGATGGGTACCGATCTTCCAAGGAAAGAACCCCACTATCTGCTGGAGGTGATCAAGTTGCCATTTCAAAGGCGTCTAGCACCAGTAGGTATGTGGGCAAGGGTGGAGGAAGCAGCAGCAGTAATAACAACAGTAAACAATCAAAGAAGACGTCAAAGTTTCTCAGAGCTCGGTTGGGCGACAACTCATTGGCTATGCTTGATTTTCGTCATCCTGATGATGTGAGCCCTGAAAGAAACGTTTGGAAGAAGGGTGTGGCGCAGAAGCTCTTTTCCGGCAATGCAAAGAAATAG
- the LOC119302790 gene encoding uncharacterized protein LOC119302790, which translates to MMMPTGGDSSSPVRALRRLAGSLLAAARLRGSFSASKCKTEARMAAARMKLLRNRREAQVRKMRGDVAALLRDGREDTARIRVEHVIREQNTMAANEIIELFCELIVTRLPIIAKQKECPADLKEGICSLIFAAPRCSELPELTRMRDLFEKKYGKDFVAAAVDLRPNAGVNNLLIEKLSANKPSGQTKLKVLKDIAKEHQIDWDPSEAEQDLLKPAEEMIQGPSSFGEASKMPVKTTLSANFVQPSPSIYSSGYADEYDDNNVRGAKQFKDAASAARAAAESAAQAASAAKAAANLANQNTHSSDEDDDDDDDEDEDWKTTLHESTHSSRRQSMMSNSSRTSRKENASAFDEMRLRGSTGRRLSGSNHMEDKDSDLLQDLGTGRTRRRNSRAASKVHSEIKFDDSEAEDGSDAEIQSSLERRPPRKERYPGNGHREEKEAEDNDDFPEPPKANPGSRVHPNMPLDFETLTARFEALRSSGGKLP; encoded by the exons atgatgatgcCCACGGGCGGCGACTCCAGCTCCCCCGTGCGCGCGCTGCGGCGGCTGGCCGGCTCCCTCCTCGCCGCCGCGCGCCTCCGCGGCTCCTTCAGCGCATCCAAATG CAAGACGGAGgcgcggatggcggcggcgcggatGAAGCTGCTGCGGAACCGCCGCGAGGCGCAGGTGCGCAAGATGCGCGGGGACGTCGCCGCGCTGCTCCGCGACGGCCGCGAGGACACCGCCCGCATCAGG GTCGAGCATGTAATTAGAGAACAAAACACTATGGCGGCAAATGAGATTATTGAACTTTTCTGTGAACTGATTGTTACACGGCTTCCCATCATTGCCAAGCAGAA GGAATGCCCAGCGGACCTGAAAGAAGGTATCTGCAGTTTGATATTTGCAGCCCCAAGGTGCTCTGAACTCCCTGAACTCACTCGGATGCGGGACCTTTTTGAAAAGAAGTATGGGAAAGATTTCGTTGCTGCTGCAGTTGACCTGCGCCCAAATGCTGGTGTTAATAACCTT CTAATTGAGAAGCTGTCAGCCAATAAGCCGTCTGGGCAAACTAAGCTGAAAGTTCTCAAGGATATAGCAAAGGAGCATCAAATCGATTGGGACCCGAGCGAGGCTGAGCAGGATCTTCTTAAACCTGCTGAAGAGATGATT CAAGGACCTAGTTCATTTGGTGAAGCTTCCAAAATGCCCGTGAAGACTACGCTATCAGCAAATTTTGTGCAACCCAGTCCATCTATTTACAG TTCTGGATACGCTGATGAGTATGATGATAATAATGTTAGAGGTGCCAAGCAATTCAAGGATGCAGCTTCAGCTGCACGAGCAGCTGCGGAGTCTGCTGCGCAAGCAGCATCTGCCGCTAAGGCTGCAGCCAACCTTGCCAACCAGAACACCCATTCATCCGAcgaagacgatgacgatgacgatgacgaggacgagGACTGGAAGACCACTCTTCATGAGTCCACTCATTCTAGCAGGCGCCAATCGATGATGAGCAACTCAAGCAGAACCTCCAGGAAAGAAAATGCATCCGCCTTCGATGAAATGAGGCTCCGTGGAAGCACAGGCAGAAGGTTAAGCGGGTCGAACCACATGGAAGATAAAGACTCGGACCTGCTTCAGGATCTGGGTACTGGCAGGACGCGCAGAAGGAACAGCCGTGCTGCTAGCAAGGTGCactcggagataaagtttgatgatTCAGAGGCGGAGGATGGCAGCGACGCCGAGATACAGTCCTCCCTGGAGAGGCGGCCTCCACGGAAGGAACGTTACCCAGGAAACGGTCACCGCGAAGAGAAGGAAGCAGAAGACAACGATGACTTCCCTGAGCCGCCGAAGGCGAACCCCGGCTCCCGCGTTCATCCGAACATGCCCCTGGACTTCGAGACCCTGACGGCACGCTTCGAGGCGCTGAGGTCATCCGGGGGGAAGCTCCCTTAG
- the LOC119297850 gene encoding uncharacterized protein LOC119297850, protein MAIIAMIAMTYEEEIQQDFELWLRYAVSCKARVIRLEMTVYRPLRIFPGTLISQHLTRLILHRVQFEDFSLDVLGCQLLEVLDIQDCIIDIETVFPKSLQHLAIRDTGLFPMETRCVISAPGLVFLELYDCLGWTPLLESLPSLVTAFINTGPYCRDNCRNSSNADCGLESCVECYGIDDCVLLQGLSAATNLELITCKSMIFRNDIKWSPMFSKVKTLLLGDWCMAANFSGLVYFLQHSPILQRLTLELASRSEEFLIETSEIYNPAEQFLVSKHLKAVKINHVKDDKRIHQLLKVLAYHGVHLELINIEEKEDARERFSFQHK, encoded by the exons ATGGCGATCATCGCCATGATTGCTATGACCTACGAGGAGGAGATTCAGCAAGACTTTGAGCTGTGGCTCCGTTATGCTGTGTCATGCAAAGCGAGGGTTATTCGACTCGAAATGACTGTTTATCGTCCTTTGAGGATATTTCCTGGGACTCTCATCTCCCAGCACTTGACAAGGTTAATTCTTCATCGTGTCCAGTTTGAGGATTTCTCTCTTGATGTTTTGGGCTGTCAGTTACTGGAGGTGTTGGACATTCAAGACTGTATAATCGACATTGAGACTGTTTTCCCAAAATCTCTACAACATCTGGCGATCAGAGATACAGGTCTTTTCCCAATGGAAACCCGGTGTGTTATATCTGCGCCAGGTCTGGTTTTCTTGGAACTATACGACTGTTTGGGTTGGACTCCGTTGCTTGAGAGCCTGCCATCATTGGTAACGGCATTTATCAACACTGGACCCTACTGCAGAGATAATTGTAGAAATAGTTCTAACGCGGACTGTGGTCTCGAGTCATGTGTGGAGTGCTATGGTATAGATGATTGTGTGCTTCTCCAAGGTTTATCAGCCGCTACAAATTTAGAGCTGATAACCTGCAAGTCTATG ATCTTCAGAAATGATATAAAATGGTCCCCGATGTTTAGCAAGGTAAAAACATTGTTGCTTGGTGACTGGTGTATGGCTGCTAACTTCAGTGGACTAGTTTACTTTCTCCAGCACTCACCAATTCTACAGAGGCTTACGCTTGAACTTGCTAGTCGCTCTGAG GAATTTCTCATTGAAACGAGTGAGATCTACAACCCAGCGGAACAATTTTTGGTATCAAAACATCTCAAGGCAGTCAAAATCAATCATGTGAAAGACGATAAAAGGATTCACCAATTATTGAAGGTCCTTGCTTATCATGGAGTACATTTGGAACTAATAAACATTGAAGAGAAGGAGGACGCTCGTGAAC GCTTCAGTTTTCAGCACAAGTAG